In Carcharodon carcharias isolate sCarCar2 chromosome 3, sCarCar2.pri, whole genome shotgun sequence, a single window of DNA contains:
- the LOC121276166 gene encoding Golgi reassembly-stacking protein 1-like isoform X2 — MKAARVREVEVVPNNMWGGQGLLGASVRFCSFEGAHEHIWHVLDVESNSPAALAGLRPQTDYIIGADQVLQETEDFFNLIEAFEGKPLKLMIYNSETDTIREVMVTPNGAWGGEGSLGCGIGYGYLHRIPSRPVVPKKRVEIPAPPVASTPPQNPEKGYTEAPLVAPSSPTDRMSDSPGLEQELTNLTMESSLLPPPIRRVMDPGFPPGSTDILEAHNLSSVLNVAVSSSSSPIFNIITERNPGTDGTLSIEELDPHFDQATAAVSEDLNSVSAVPHTAPPTDQGLDQDCSSASDLTAPSLPTSTETPPDAHVDIDYTESLPEDLKECPPQDENNLHVSSVIEDEAKG; from the exons ATGAAAGCTGCAAGGGTCCGGGAGGTGGAAGTTGTCCCCAATAACATGTGGGGTGGACAGGGCCTGTTAGGAGCCAGTGTTCGCTTCTGCAGCTTTGAAGGTGCACATGAACACATCTGGCATGTGCTG GATGTTGAATCAAATTCTCCGGCAGCCCTGGCAGGTCTCAGGCCACAAACCGATTACATTATAGGCGCAGATCAAGTGCTGCAAGAG ACTGAAGATTTTTTCAATCTGATTGAGGCCTTTGAAGGAAAGCCGCTGAAACTGATGATTTATAACAGTGAGACAGATACCATCAGGGAAGTCATGGTTACGCCCAATGGGgcctggggaggagagggaag CTTAGGTTGCGGCATTGGCTATGGCTATTTGCACAGAATCCCCTCCCGTCCTGTCGTACCGAAGAAAAGGGTTGAGATTCCAGCACCGCCTGTGGCAAGCACCCCACCTCAGAACCCAGAAAAGGGATACACGGAG GCACCATTAGTAGCTCCCAGCTCACCAACTGACAGAATGAGTGATAGTCCTGGACTAGAACAGGAACTGACCAACCTAACAATGGAAAGCTCGCTTCTCCCTCCTCCCATACGGCGTGTCATGGACCCAG GTTTTCCACCTGGATCCACAGACATTCTGGAAGCCCATAACTTGTCGAGTGTATTGAATGTAGCCGTGTCCTCATCATCCTCGCCTATCTTTAACATAATAACGGAGAGAAACCCTGGAACAGATGGGACTCTCAGCATTGAAGAACTTGATCCCCACTTTG accAGGCTACTGCAGCTGTGTCCGAGGATTTAAATTCTGTCAGTGCTGTACCTCATACTGCTCCACCAACAGATCAAGGCCTGGATCAGGATTGCTCCTCAGCCTCTGACTTGACTGCCCCGTCGCTTCCCACCTCCACTGAAACGCCACCAGATGCACACGTGGATATCGACTACACAGAGTCTTTGCCGGAGGATCTCAAAGAGTGCCCACCTCAAGATGAAAACAACCTCCATGTTTCCTCTGTGATTGAAGATGAAGCAAAAGGTTGA
- the LOC121276166 gene encoding Golgi reassembly-stacking protein 1-like isoform X1 yields MGGSQSSGNEGYHVYGIQDNSPAQIAGLEPFFDFILAIGNTRLNKNNDTFKDLLIVNVEKPVKLEVYNMKAARVREVEVVPNNMWGGQGLLGASVRFCSFEGAHEHIWHVLDVESNSPAALAGLRPQTDYIIGADQVLQETEDFFNLIEAFEGKPLKLMIYNSETDTIREVMVTPNGAWGGEGSLGCGIGYGYLHRIPSRPVVPKKRVEIPAPPVASTPPQNPEKGYTEAPLVAPSSPTDRMSDSPGLEQELTNLTMESSLLPPPIRRVMDPGFPPGSTDILEAHNLSSVLNVAVSSSSSPIFNIITERNPGTDGTLSIEELDPHFDQATAAVSEDLNSVSAVPHTAPPTDQGLDQDCSSASDLTAPSLPTSTETPPDAHVDIDYTESLPEDLKECPPQDENNLHVSSVIEDEAKG; encoded by the exons ATGGGAGGCTCCCAGAGCAGCGGCAACGAGGGTTACCATGTGTACGGG ATACAAGATAACTCCCCAGCCCAAATTGCAGGCTTGGAGCCATTCTTTGACTTCATCCTTGCCATAGGAAATACTAGGCTG AACAAGAATAATGACACTTTTAAGGACCTGCTGATTGTCAATGTGGAGAAGCCAGTGAAGCTGGAAGTGTACAACATGAAAGCTGCAAGGGTCCGGGAGGTGGAAGTTGTCCCCAATAACATGTGGGGTGGACAGGGCCTGTTAGGAGCCAGTGTTCGCTTCTGCAGCTTTGAAGGTGCACATGAACACATCTGGCATGTGCTG GATGTTGAATCAAATTCTCCGGCAGCCCTGGCAGGTCTCAGGCCACAAACCGATTACATTATAGGCGCAGATCAAGTGCTGCAAGAG ACTGAAGATTTTTTCAATCTGATTGAGGCCTTTGAAGGAAAGCCGCTGAAACTGATGATTTATAACAGTGAGACAGATACCATCAGGGAAGTCATGGTTACGCCCAATGGGgcctggggaggagagggaag CTTAGGTTGCGGCATTGGCTATGGCTATTTGCACAGAATCCCCTCCCGTCCTGTCGTACCGAAGAAAAGGGTTGAGATTCCAGCACCGCCTGTGGCAAGCACCCCACCTCAGAACCCAGAAAAGGGATACACGGAG GCACCATTAGTAGCTCCCAGCTCACCAACTGACAGAATGAGTGATAGTCCTGGACTAGAACAGGAACTGACCAACCTAACAATGGAAAGCTCGCTTCTCCCTCCTCCCATACGGCGTGTCATGGACCCAG GTTTTCCACCTGGATCCACAGACATTCTGGAAGCCCATAACTTGTCGAGTGTATTGAATGTAGCCGTGTCCTCATCATCCTCGCCTATCTTTAACATAATAACGGAGAGAAACCCTGGAACAGATGGGACTCTCAGCATTGAAGAACTTGATCCCCACTTTG accAGGCTACTGCAGCTGTGTCCGAGGATTTAAATTCTGTCAGTGCTGTACCTCATACTGCTCCACCAACAGATCAAGGCCTGGATCAGGATTGCTCCTCAGCCTCTGACTTGACTGCCCCGTCGCTTCCCACCTCCACTGAAACGCCACCAGATGCACACGTGGATATCGACTACACAGAGTCTTTGCCGGAGGATCTCAAAGAGTGCCCACCTCAAGATGAAAACAACCTCCATGTTTCCTCTGTGATTGAAGATGAAGCAAAAGGTTGA